The Arvicola amphibius chromosome 11, mArvAmp1.2, whole genome shotgun sequence genomic interval AAGGGCAgttattttgttctctttgctgTCTGGTTGGGGGACCTCCTATAACACAGGTGTGACTCTTCATCCTCTTGCCTCCGCCTCCACCTCCTGGATTTGCACACATTAACCATCGCACCTGGCTAGGGGTTGGTAGATTTTAATATGAAGTTAATAGACAGAAGAGAACACAAGGGTAGGAAGAATGGGGGGAAAAGATAGAAGAGAAGGCTGACGGGAAACAGATTTGTGATGAAGCTGGGCTATACCACCTCCGTGACAGGTGAGAGGAACCATCCTTCCCCAAGGACTCCTTGAACGCCCAGGATGGTAGGTGGAAAGGATCTGCCACCAGGGCTGACCACAGTCTGGGAGGCTTACGAGGAAAAGGTGAGAGCCCTGCTACTAACTGAATTGTCTCTAAATCCTcagacagagaagccagaaaaaagGATCTAAATTCTCAAAGATCTtcccagaatatacaaagaatcagaaaatattgaagaaaaaaaagatctatatccacagaccccccccccccagacattGTGAAACTATCCCTCTGGCTaagcttcctgtcttccttctgggACCAAAGTTCTACTGGTCCCAGCCACGGAAAACCATCTAGGACGACTGGGGATGCTTTTCTATATGACTAAAATGGGGCCACGTGGATGAGAGAGCATGCTCATCTTGACATAAGCAGTCAGGTGGGCAGTCTCCGGACTGCTGAAGGGAAAGACGGTTTCCCGTGAAGAAGTTCAGTTCTCGGGATTCCAACAGCTGGGGTGGTGCCATTGTGGCTCACTGTTCAAGGTTCTGTCTGGTTGTGGCTGGGCCAATCCTTGATGAGCTGACTGATGGCCACAAGGATGAGACATCTGGCTGAGTGGAACACTTCAGGGTGGGCCATATAAGCCCAGGTTCCGGGCAGCTTGGGAGATCCTGGGAAGTTTCCTCTGGGGAAATGGGTAATGAGTCGGCTTTCCAGACCTGTGTAGGTTCTTTgctggagaaagacactggatccCGGCTTGCAGACTGGAGCCTGCTGCCTGTAGTGGGCCACAGCCCTCCTGACTTTGACACTGGGCCACCTCTGCGATTTCGGTTTCTGGCTGAGTCTTCTGATCATTTTCCAGCACATTAGGGTCTCCCTCTGGAGAGAGCCTTGTTTCTGACTCCGCAGGGTAGCCCTTGGGGTTCCCTTGGTGGCTGGTTTCCAGATGGAGAGTTTGAACCAAGCGATGCATCTCTAGGTAGGTGTGCCAAGGCGTCTCGGGAGTCTGATGGCAGCTCCTGTCCACGTCCTCCAGCGTCCCCTCAACCTCCGAGTCAGTCTCATCTGGGGACAGGGAGCTCTTTCTCTCCTTGTTAATCCAAATGGCACTCGTCATTGATTCAGCTGGAGTAAGCATGGTCCCTTCTAAGGAGAGAAGACACAGCAGTGTCACCGTTGGGAGGTCTCTGGGTAGCTAGCTCCCTTTGAGAGAAACCTATAGGTTTCAGATTAAAGGAAGGGGGATCTGGAATGCCAAGGGAGTCAGATACCAGAACATTGCACATGTGTgaccacacatgcaaacatacatgacCCGGCCTGTGTGtattctttctcacacacacatgcattcttcCCCAACATATGATTACAATTTTTCataattcaacaaatatttatcaaatactATATCCAAAGTCTTGTTTATTTGAGGTTCCATGAATATAGCAGTGAGAATATCACAACTTTATAGATGGGTCTATAGTGAGAGATTTTGGCACTTGttcttaaatgggatgtcttcatcagaGCCCTTTCAAGACTCAGGGAGCTGAGtggaagaggagccaggaagattgtgagagccagtGGAGATGGGTGACTCCCAGGACACAGCATCATCCAGACGCAGcacacgtgaactcacagagactgtggccgCGTGCACAGAGGACACAGCATCATCCAGACGCAGCACACGTGAACTCGCAGAGACTGTGGCCGTGCGCACAGGCCTGCACAGGGTCAAGTCAGAGGGGGTCCCGGCACTGAGAGAAGGAAGTAGATGCAGGCTCCAATTCCTAACCAAGAAGCCATCTACAATTGGTATCCACCTGCATAGGGAAAATTAATCTTccccaatggagtctcactggatcTAGTAATCACACTTCAGGGaaggccccatgcccaggagcaaatggccaacacaaaactaaCTCAGTGGTATGCGGACTTTTGGGGGCATTTTTTGTCTCActggtcttttgtttatttattctgacttctgtttttctgagttttttctttgtgcgtgtgttttcttgttttttaaagagaaagataaagagcTTAGCATTATGTGGGGGGTGAGGGGTAGAAGGGTTttggaggagctgagggagggaaAAAGCATGATCAGAAAATattatatggaaaatattttttcaataaaaataattcagttaCTAACCAATTTTATTGGGAAATCTCAAGCATAAATGAAGGTAAAAACCTCAGTGAGAGTGTTTGAACCTGGGAAGAAGTGAGAATTGATATTTAAGGATAACAAGGACAGagggtatatacacacacacaaaaaaaaaaaccaactacatacacacacacagacaaacaccacatacacacacaccacaaaatacacacacaaatatacacacaccacacacacataaaaccacaCTCAcaaaacaccacatacacacacaccacacaaatatacacacaaaaaccacatacacacacaaaacaccacatacacacaccacacaaatacacacacaccacacacacaaaaaacaccacacacacacaaaaaaccacatagacacataaaacaccacatatacatacaccacatacacacacaccacacacacacaaaacaccataaacacacacacaaaaaccacatacacatacaaaataccacatagacacacaccacacacacaaaacaccacaaacacgcacacacacaaaaaccacatacacacacacaccacacacacaaaacatcacatacacacacagcacacaaataaacacaccacacaaatacacacaccacacacacaaaacaccacatacacacacacaaaaccacatacacagacaccacacacaaagcaccacatacacacacaccacacacaaaaaacaccacatacacacacacacacacacacacacatacacaagaacagGCACACAAATTTATTGCTGTGATTTCGATCTTAAATGTACCAAAAGTCCACGTCAGAGGCTCCATCCTCAGCTTATGGTGTTATTAGGAGATTGTGAAGGCTTTGCCAGGTGCCTGCTCAAAGGAAGTGGTATCACAGGGGCATGCTCTTCAGGGTACCAGGATACCgatattttctccttcttttgtttcctggccatcaCCAGGAGAGCACTGCCCACCACCACACGCTCCTACCATAGTGTACTGTGCTAACAAAGATCTAAATCAACATGACCAAGTGGCCCCGGGATGAAACCGCTAGAACCACGAATTAAAACAGACTTCCTTTTAGTTTATTCTGTCTGATGATTTTTCATGCGATGACCAGCTGATTAGCATACTCCCATTtgaattcatacacacacatcacaagaGAATATTGTTCTTAGCTTATGAGGTCTGTGTCCCACACTTATAATAATGATTTTATCACTCAAACCAGGAGAGAGTCCATGGGCACTTCTGAGAAgtgtctgtttcttctctgaatGGGCTCAGCTTCATTGCTAACAAAGTACAGTGAAGAGATGGTACTACTGGGTAACAATGTCATCAAGAAGCCCCTCTGAGCCCCAGTTTAATAAATCCAAAAGAATCGTAGAACAGCTTGGTGAAGGCggagaatgcctttaatcccagcactcaggaggcagaggcaggcggatctcttgagtttgaggccagcctggtctatagagcaagctccaggacaggctccaaagctacacagagaaaccctgtctggaaaaaaacaaaaaagaaaagaaaagaaaaagaaagtaaggaagaaagaaggaaggaaggaaggaactggaaGAAGTAGAAGAGCAGATGCAGCCATTTCTGCAAACAGGTGCAACCTTACATGTGACCCCAGGGAGGAGGGTGATGTGCTCACACTTAGGAGGGTGATCTGCTCACACTTAGAATTGCACTAGCTTTCAGCATGGCAGGCACACCAGCCTTCATGGTACTCAGATGCTCTGCAGGAATTAGAGGATAAGGAAAAGACGGGGAGGGATGGGAAAACATAGAATCCTCTTTCATCTACCCGGGGAGGGCCCTGGAGGTGGGATGGCTGCAGGGATGGACAGGCAGATATTCATGGCAGGGCCTCTTTACTTCAGTAGAGTATGGACCAGTGGGTGGTCCAAACAGgacatagagaaagagaaaacacacacactcacacacacaaccccccacccccacatacacacacaaaacacaccacacacatacatacacacacgcagatgtgtgcacacacacccccacatacatacacatgcacaaaacacacacataccacacacacatacaccacacacacacacacacacacacacacacacaagaagagagggaagggagggtccggagggagagaggagatgcCCATAGCCCCTGGCCAGATAGTGGAACCTTCGGCTGCAGCCCCTGTACACAAATACTTTAGAATAGGGTCTGCCTTCAATCTTCAAGTTGAAGAGAAGATTCAGCAACATAGAAGTTTCACGCtatgttttccctttctttttaaaaagccctttaaagattaattttactttatgtgtatacgtgttttgcctgcatgtgtgtgctccaCACGCACGCCTGATGCCTCTGGAGAGCGGAAAATGTGTTTACATCCCCTGGAACAGACGGTTgtgacagatagttgtgagccaccatgtaggtgtgCTAatgaccccaggtcctctgcaagagccacatgtgctcttaacaactgagccatctttccattctCCTCCATGCTTAATCTTTGGTTTGATCTGATCTGTAGGGGGATGGGGGCGTTAAATTCGGGCTTTGTTCCAAGGCTATATACATAATCACTCCATTCTATGGTGTGATACCTATCACTGCAGAATGTAGAGCTTGTCTCCGCCATCCCTGAGTTCTGACCCAGTCAGTTCCCAGAACAATGGAAGCAgccatttttcttctccaaaaccTTTCTGttttgcctgtggatcaagaggTTGAGCCTCCATCATTCCACTTAGCCTAGCAGGGGGGCCAAGCTGGCTCACCTAACCAGTCTAGCCAGGTCAGAACTGGGAGAAATAGGCACAGAGACCAGGAACAATGGCCCTTGGCCAAATACCTGGCAGAAGTCTCTGTTTCTTTGGCTAAGGGACAGACTGGGCAGAGCCACCCTGATCTCGCCTCCCTGGTTCAGTTCTGACTGGGTCAGCCgtggctcttttcttcctcttcagaaGACTGTCCCAGCCATGGTCCTGCCCACTGTGGACTTTAAGTCACCTGTTCCAACTACAGAAAGGCCCTTCCCTCCAGAATTTGCCCAGCCCTACCTTTAGGAAATACCATCAGGTGGGCTTGGGTCCTCTGCTGTCTCCTCAGACCTTCATACTGGGCGCGGAGGAACTGGACGTTGATAGGAGGCCCTTGACCCGATGCCTGAGTCCGGGAACCCTCAGCCATCAAGCAGGCCCCCAGTTCCAAGAAGTTGGGTAGGGCAGGGCACGGGCAAGCCAACCCTTTCATCTGCATCCGGGAGAAAAGCAAACACTGAGcgctgaggcagagggaaggtggggggcGGGGAAGGGTAGGtggtagagagaaagaaaagagagggagtggggagagaagctGGAAAggtaaggagaaagggaaggagaaactgaAGGGAGCAGaatggggaggtgggaagaggaggaatgAGAAGCAGCCAAGGTTAGTTCTCAACTGAAGAGGAAGGTTTGGGGTGGGGCTGATTAAGGGGGAGAAGGCAAGAGTGAGGGGTTTAGGAGTGGAGAGAATGAGGTGAGAgtagagagggaggaaatggggtgggaggaggtgaggagggagtCGAGGTTGGAGGGAGCCGAAGGGAAAGGGCAAACATAGCTCTTGGGCTCTCTCCGACCGCCCCAAGAGCTTTTATTCCAGCTGCTTCGCCAGGCAATGGTCAAGTTTAGAATGCGGTTCCAAGAGCTACAGTAAGATCCCAGTTTCTTGGCAGAGCTGAGCTGGACTGAGGAGTGCCAGGCGCTGCAGGTTCAGCACAGGGTTTGAACCTAACTTAGCAGGTCACCAAAACCTGCTGGTTTAATGAGCAACCGTCACAAAAAGAAACGCCTTCAGCAGCCTTAAGAGCTGGGACTCAGGGTGTATACCAGAGCACCCTAGGGGCTCCATGAAGCCCCCAACACACCTCCCAGGTAAAAGTCCCACCACAAAGTCTTCCATGGGGACAGAGTCCAAGGGAGCGCTGGCTTCCCGCCAGCCCCACCTCTTTGACATTTGAGCAGCCTCTGTGGTCTTGGCCTTTTCCAACTAAACAGTTAAGTGGGTGTTTATCTTGCCCACAGCTATGGGGACCCTCATCCCCTGTTTGCCAGCCCTGCCATTTCTTTGACTGGCAGACACTGCCTCTTCTTAGGCTAGTCTTGACCTGTCTTTGCTCCGTTTGCTCAAGTTaagtcctttttcttcttctaaggcAGTCCTTACTGCTGGCCACCTGCCCAGTACACTTGCAGAGCAATGggtgaggaggtggggaagggtaAATCTTCAGTGGATAGTGTAATTAGTTCACTGGAGCTGCTGTAACAAAGACCCAGAAATTGGGTGATTTACACAACAGACAGGTACCTGTATCCTGTCTCTCTGCCCACAAAATTTCATCAAAGTGCGTTTTATTTGTCAAAGTAGGTGTCCAGTAGCTTCGTGGCAAGGAAGTCTGGGAAATGTAGTATTCAAAAAGTTTCACAGAAGCTggtgtagtggcatatgcctttaatcccagcactcaggaggcagaaataggtggATGAGCctagggtcagcctggtctacacagtgaattctaggacagccaaggctacacaaagaaaccttatcttgatttaaaaacaaaacaaaacccaaagaaaacaaacaaatacctaTGGTACATAATTCAGGTCTTTAGGGACACATTTTATGGCAGGAAATTATTATAATGTTCAGAGAGAGCTTGTCGGTGCTGAGATGAATATCCGTGTCAGTTTGGAGAGGTTTTGGTCTTCATTATCTTTTCAACAAATGATAACAAGTTGATGACTGGTTACATCGTAGCCAAAGTGCTAAAGAAGACTTTAAGTTGGATTCATTATTTATGAAAGCAGAACAGTTTCAGGTCTTACAATGAAGGtgaattttattgttaaatttctTCTATCACATGTCTTTTTGTAGAGACACAGCTACATACCATTTTCAAGCAGGTTCTCAGCATCTAGTTCGTTCTCGGTGTTAGCTCCAGTCTTTGCATTCCCAAACCTTTTTCATCACCCCAAACAGACCCCTTATGAAGtccctgtctccttttctctgctccccatccCTGGCAATCACCAACCGTTTGAAGCCGTTGTGGGTGTGTCTGTTCTGGAAGCATCACATAAACAGTTACATAATCTGTGACCTTTGTGTCTGGCTCTCCCACTTCGCACGGTGTTACTGAGGATCACGTGGGTCACTGCACGTGCACGTATTTCGCTGCTTTCTCCTGTTGAGCAACACTTCATGGTACAGATATCACACTTTCCTCTGTGAGAAAGGATTTgactctgtagcccatgctggacTCAGAACTgctgtgatctttctgcctcaacctcttaaGGACTGTGATGCTCAAGCTGTTCCAAGAGTTTTGTATCATCCAATGGGTATtcttctggctattatgaataccGTGCtgtctgtcctcttctctctctctctctctctctctctctctctctctctctctctctctctctctctctctctctctctctctccctctccctctccctctccctctccctctccctctccctctctctctgtgtgtctcattTTATAAACTAACAaaactattttatgtgtgtgggtgttttgcccacacGTATGTTTGTGCACTgcttgtgtgcttggtgcccacagcatccagaagagggtgctgggacccctgaaactggaattgcagatggctgtgagctgccataaaTACTCTTTATTATTCTGGTGATTGTATCCAGGTCTTTGCCCTGTGGAAGGAAAAGTACAACTTAAATGTAAGTCTCCTGCCCTCTAGTGGACACTTTAAGTCATGGCCACACAAAATTCTGAGAGGATTGCTCTATGAACAGATGGCTCCTGGTACCTCAGAAGCATGGAGACCTGCCTGCTATGTGCGCCCCCTTCTGGGAAGCACCGTGGCCCTTCTCATGAAGGTGCTGGCATCATGTGGCTTTACTCCTGGGCTGCCATGGATCGGTAGTCACCATCCAGTCAAATGCCTGACCCGGAAGGTCTACCACCAGCTAAGGGCCCTCATACAGGAAGGTGGGAGGCCCGGCTAAAAAGATCTCCAAAGCGGAGCGAGAAAAAGCCTCTTTCTTCATCCATAGCCGAGAAAAAGGCACAAGAAGAATTTGGACTGTGAGGGATTTGAAAGACAGGGCAAAGGATGTCGGATGTGGAAGGGGTCAGGGCTGCCTTCGGACCTAGTgaggtggcaggcagcaggggAAGCGGTCCTGCTTGCTTTTCTATCCCTGTGGTAAGACAACACGAGCAGGGTAACTtctagaagagtttatttggagcttaccaGCTCCGAAGGGGAGGTCACGGCCATCATAGAGGGGGGAATGGCAGCATGCAGGGAGGCAGGTGGCGCTGGAgtagagctgagagctcacacatCGATCCGTTACCACAAGGTAGCTAACTAGgaatcttgggggggggggtgtttgaaACCCGGAAGCCCACCTCCagcaacacacctcctccaatgaggccataccctctaatccttcccaaacagttctaccaccTAGGGATCAAGCATTAAaatacatgagcctctgggggccactCTCATTCAACCCCCATAGAACTGCTAGTGTGACTCAGGACTGTTGTCTGTCCCTCACCTTCCCTATGTGTTTTAAATTCAGGATCAATTCAGGTAGTTTCCAACATCAAATCTAACCAATAAAAATGCTTTGAAtatgacattttgttttttcaggCTCCCAGAGAGATAGTTTATATTATTATCCTACAGAGGAGATACTCAAGTCTCTGAGAAACTGCCTGAGACTCACCCAAGGTCCTGTCGCTCATAACAAACTACACCAATGTCCCTGTTCTTTCCACTACCCCATATGCCACACAACACAGAATTGGAACTGATGCCTACAAGTTATGAGATTGGGTGCTAGCTCCGCTTCTGCTAGAGGAAAACCCTCTTTAAAGAATTGATAggttagggctggcaagatggctcagctggtagtaaatacacttgctgccaagcctaatgtaATGGCCTGTATTCAACCCACAGAGCCCACATAGTAGGGGACGACTGATCTGGCTCGTAAAGGTTGTTCGCTAGCATCCACACACACTCAGTggcattcttacacacacacacacacacacacacacacacacactgtgaaaacTAAACAATAGGTTAAACAGTTTTAGTCAGCTCATCATATAATGTTTTGTGCAGCTTTATAAATCAGTTAAtacgggactggagagatggctcggtggttaagaacactggttaaGCTGCcctttcaaaggacccaggttcctatcccagcacccacatgatggctcacaaccatctgtaacttcagtatTAGGTAATCCGATGTCCCCTTCTAGCCTCCGCGGACACTGCgtacatgtggcacacagacataacgtgggcaaaatattcatactgataaaataaataaatcttaaataagataaaatgaaaatcagtTAACAGCTGGAGACAGCTTGAGTCCTTGCTTTATAATTCTTTGCTGCTTCTTCCAGTCATCTCATTCTGAATCTGATCGTTGATTGAAGAGCCTTTTCCAGAAGTTCAGAcccacattttttattatttttattgatttatatatttttctcttgtcccctcccttcctctcccctcctcttctattgtctcccatgatccccatgctcccaatttactcaggagatcttgttattttctacttcccatgtagattagatccatgtatgtctctcttagggtcctcactgttttctaggttctctgggattgtgatttgtgggctggttttctttgctttatgtataaaagccacttatgagtgagtgcatattacGATTGTCTTTCTGGAAGACCCACATTCTCGAGGTCTATTCTCTGTCTTAGCTGTAGTCAGACAACTATGGTTTTAGCCTTAAGGACCTTACATTGGTGTAGAATTCTTAATCTGGACGAATGTTAAGAGCCACTTGAGGTAGGCCTAGTGGCTCATGTAACCCTtgcacttgagaggtggaagcgggaagatcaggagttcaaaatcaACCTCAGCTATAAAGTGGATTTGAGGCAAACCTGAAATGTAtaagactttgtcttttttttttttttttttttttttttttggtttttcgagacagggtttccctgtagtttctagagcctgtcctggaactagctcttgtagaccaggctggcctcgaactcagagatccgcctgcctctgcctcccgagtgctgggattaaaggcgtgcgccaccaccgcccggctaagactttgtcttaaaaatcaaaacaaaaatgcaaacaaaccaccaccaacaaacaaacaaggaattcCTTGGGAAGATGCCACGTGGAACACCCAGAGCTGTGATGAAAGCGAAGAATAAATTTCTGTTTActtaaaatccaaaacaaacaaacaaaaaaacaagcaaaaaagaattatgaaagTGGTtcatacccataatcccagcactaggaggctgagtcaggaggattgctgtgagtttgaagccagcccgaATAACATAAATATTAAGTCGCGGGCCGGAGAGATCTGCCTTAGTTCCTTTACTGTGGTGATGATAAAatataccctgacaaaagcaccTTAAGAGAGAAGTGGTCTGTTTTGACTGACAGTTCTGGAGGGAACGGGTGAGTCTGTCCTGGCTCAAGGGCGGGATGACAGGAGTGTGGGGCTGCTCTGTCACACTGTAGTAGCGAAAAGGGATTACAGGAAACTGGTCCTCACTGAAGTACTTCCTCCCGCTAGGCTCCCTGTTCGTTCTAAAGGCTTCACAACCTTCTTGAACGGCACCAACAGCTGGGGCTCATGTGTTCAAACACGTGAGGCTATGGGGGACACCTCACGTGCAAGCCACAACACAgcagaccccatctcaaagacaaagcaaaactgaCTCAAAACACCCATCCGAGTGACTTGAGAAACTGACATATGCTGGGTTCATTTCAGATCACAGGAGAGGGCGGTATGGTTCAGTCACGAGCACCTTTTCCCAGTATGCAGCCAAGCCCAAAGCTGCTGGAGTATCTAAATGGCTCCTTGTAACGCTGCTTCCTTTGTTCAGCGTGACGATGTTTGGTGTGTTGGCATCCACATCCATGAAGGGCTGCAGAAAGTGAAGGGATTGCTTCGGGTCTGCATTTTCTCAGTTCTCTGCCCAGGGCTCTTGGGCTCCGTCTCCACACAGGACCAGCAGCCTCTGTACACAGATCCCTGAACTCAACCTTTTGCACAGGTTCAGAGAAACAAAGTACATCCAGCTGTGCAGACTTGGACTTTATTCATTCCCTCTGACCTGCCAGTCCACTCCGTCTTGTTATTCAGGCTGTGTGCGGCCACATTCCAAGCCCCAGGCCTCTGCTCTCTTGGTCCCTTGCACTGTAGGCATAAGAACTTGGGCATAGATCAATGTGTGCACTCTAAACTCTGGGAGAACGTACTGAAAATCC includes:
- the C11H9orf152 gene encoding uncharacterized protein C9orf152 homolog; this encodes MQMKGLACPCPALPNFLELGACLMAEGSRTQASGQGPPINVQFLRAQYEGLRRQQRTQAHLMVFPKEGTMLTPAESMTSAIWINKERKSSLSPDETDSEVEGTLEDVDRSCHQTPETPWHTYLEMHRLVQTLHLETSHQGNPKGYPAESETRLSPEGDPNVLENDQKTQPETEIAEVAQCQSQEGCGPLQAAGSSLQAGIQCLSPAKNLHRSGKPTHYPFPQRKLPRISQAARNLGLYGPP